Proteins encoded within one genomic window of Callithrix jacchus isolate 240 chromosome 11, calJac240_pri, whole genome shotgun sequence:
- the AQP1 gene encoding aquaporin-1 — protein MASEFKKKLFWRAVVAEFLAMTLFIFISIGSALGFKYPVGNNQTAVQDNVKVSLAFGLSIATLAQSVGHISGAHLNPAVTLGLLLSCQISILRALMYIIAQCVGAIVATAILSGITSSLPGNSLGRNDLADGVNSGQGLGIEIIGTLQLVLCVLATTDRRRRDLGGSAPLAIGLSVALGHLLAIDYTGCGINPARSFGSAVITHNFSNHWIFWVGPFIGGALAVLIYDFILAPRSSDLTERVKVWTSGQVEEYDLDADDINSRVEMKPK, from the exons ATGGCCAGCGAGTTCAAGAAGAAGCTCTTCTGGAGGGCAGTAGTGGCTGAGTTCCTGGCCATGACCCTCTTTATCTTCATCAGCATCGGTTCTGCCCTGGGCTTCAAATACCCAGTGGGGAACAACCAGACGGCAGTCCAGGACAATGTGAAGGTGTCGCTGGCCTTCGGACTGAGCATCGCCACGTTGGCGCAGAGCGTGGGCCACATCAGCGGTGCCCACCTCAACCCAGCCGTCACGCTGGGGCTGCTGCTCAGCTGCCAGATCAGCATTCTCCGTGCCCTCATGTACATCATTGCCCAGTGCGTGGGGGCCATCGTCGCCACCGCCATCCTCTCCGGCATCACCTCCTCCTTGCCTGGGAACTCGCTTGGCCGCAATGAC CTGGCTGATGGCGTGAACTCAGGCCAGGGCCTGGGTATCGAGATCATCGGGACCCTGCAGCTGGTGCTGTGCGTCCTGGCCACTACTGACCGGAGGCGCCGCGACCTTGGTGGCTCAGCCCCCCTCGCCATCGGCCTCTCTGTAGCCCTCGGACACCTCCTGGCT ATTGACTACACTGGCTGTGGGATTAACCCTGCTCGGTCCTTCGGCTCTGCGGTGATCACACACAACTTCAGCAACCACTGG ATTTTCTGGGTGGGGCCGTTTATCGGGGGAGCCCTGGCTGTCCTCATCTATGACTTCATCCTGGCCCCGCGCAGCAGTGACCTCACAGAGCGCGTGAAGGTGTGGACCAGCGGCCAGGTGGAGGAGTATGACCTGGATGCTGACGACATCAACTCCAGGGTGGAAATGAAGCCCAAATAG